The genomic stretch AGATCCGTATGCAATAATTACGTGCTTAAGGAAAGCAGGCAAGAAAGCCCAATTTATATCAGTTGGGCCACCTCCACCTCCAGAAAAACCGAAAGAGCCTGAAAAAAAGCCCGATCCTTGTAAATGTCCATGTCCAGTTCCATGTTCATGTCCATATCCCTATCCGTATGCATATCCATGTCCATATCCATATTCATACCCGAGCAAAGGTGGGGGTTTGGTCTGTGAACCCATTGCTGTTATGACTACCAATTACCAAGATCCGCCTCCTTCGTTCTGCTCCATTATGTGAATTTCCGTTAATTAATTCTTCTTATTTGCTTGCAATTATATACTTTTAGCAAATAATGTATAGATTTATCATATTTATGTTGTTGGAGATTGTCACATTTTAAATGTTACTTGAAAGGTTAATATATCATCTCGTAAAAGTACTTCTTT from Silene latifolia isolate original U9 population chromosome 2, ASM4854445v1, whole genome shotgun sequence encodes the following:
- the LOC141643600 gene encoding uncharacterized protein LOC141643600, with the translated sequence MVHKTVLKVDVSCEKCKQEVFSIVSGLEGVNKMEADTEKDTLTIIGDADPYAIITCLRKAGKKAQFISVGPPPPPEKPKEPEKKPDPCKCPCPVPCSCPYPYPYAYPCPYPYSYPSKGGGLVCEPIAVMTTNYQDPPPSFCSIM